The Castor canadensis chromosome 8, mCasCan1.hap1v2, whole genome shotgun sequence genome contains a region encoding:
- the LOC109675520 gene encoding olfactory receptor 6C2-like, translated as MRNHTITTFILLGLTNDPHLQIVIFIFLFVTYMLSVTGNFTIISLTIMDSHLKTAMYFFLQNFSCLEIAFTTACIPRYLYNISAGDKTITYDSCFTQIFFTDLFAITEFFLLATMSYDRYVAICKPLHYVTIMNTRVCRRLILSCWTAGLLVILPPFSLGLNMEFCDSDVIEHYICDAYPLFKISCTETWLLEQMVLVCAGLSFIITLVCVVISYIYIIKTILQFPSAKQKKKAFSTCSSHMIVISITYGSCIFIYVKPSAKDSVAINKGVSVLTTSIAPMLNPFIYTLRNKQVKQAFSDSVKRIVLGLKKQGMLVM; from the coding sequence ATGAGAAACCACACTATAACAACATTTATCCTACTGGGGCTGACCAATGACCCACACCTGCAGATTgtcattttcatcttcctgttcGTGACCTACATGTTGAGTGTAACTGGGAACTTCACGATCATCTCTCTCACCATCATGGATTCACACCTTAAAACTGCCATGTACTTTTTCCTACAAAATTTCTCCTGCTTAGAAATCGCATTTACAACTGCTTGTATTCCCAGATACTTGTACAACATATCAGCAGGTGATAAGACAATCACATATGACAGTTGTTTCACTCAAATTTTTTTTACAGATCTTTTTGCTATAACAGAATTTTTTCTCCTTGCCACCATGTCCTATGACCGATACGTTGCCATCTGCAAACCCCTGCATTATGTGACCATCATGAACACCAGGGTCTGTAGAAGACTCATCCTTTCTTGTTGGACAGCTGGTTTGTTGGTCATACTGCCACCATTTAGCCTGGGACTAAATATGGAATTCTGTGACTCTGATGTTATTGAGCATTACATCTGTGATGCATACCCCCTCTTCAAGATCTCATGCACAGAAACATGGCTCTTAGAACAAATGGTCCTAGTTTGTGCTGGGTTATCCTTTATCATAACCCTAGTATGTGTAGTAATATCCTACATATACATCATTAAGACAATTCTACAATTCCCTTCTgccaagcaaaagaaaaaggcCTTCTCCACCTGCTCTTCCCACATGATTGTGATTTCCATCACCTACGGAAGCTGCATCTTCATCTACGTGAAGCCTTCAGCAAAGGACTCAGTGGCTATCAACAAGGGTGTGTCAGTCCTCACCACTTCCATCGCTCCTatgctgaaccccttcatctacacCTTGAGAAACAAGCAAGTCAAACAGGCCTTCAGTGACTCAGTCAAAAGAATTGTGTTAGGATTAAAGAAGCAAGGAATGTTAGTAATGTAG